Proteins encoded by one window of Streptomyces uncialis:
- a CDS encoding GNAT family N-acetyltransferase, whose translation MGHDVVDVRAVAYGELADWLRALNTGFLREPTPTAHDVDIRRRHTEAARTTGAFDRGRCVATYRSFGQELTVPGGAVVTANAVSNVTVSPTHRRRGLLTRMIDADLRAARERGDLVATLIAAEYPIYGRYGFGPATSVTEWSIDVSRSGLDPRWSRPERDGARIELVNAEDVRAWGPGFYDRVRRAQPGATSRDAVWWQMETGELRLDASPWKEDFQVAYRAPDGQVTGLLAYGVDDKSGDGTQPENTARVKHLLALDPDAERALWHYLCAVDWITTVRTGMRAPDALVPHLMPDPRAARVVRHADWLWVRLLDVAGALEARTYGSAGSLVLDVVDEPGGAGGVSGGRFRLEASPQGAVCARTDAPADLTLSLGDLGSLWLGDGSVARLVALGRVVEEREGAVAVADALFRTPRRPWCPDIF comes from the coding sequence ATGGGTCACGATGTGGTGGACGTGCGGGCTGTTGCTTATGGGGAGCTCGCCGACTGGTTGCGGGCGTTGAACACCGGGTTCCTGCGGGAGCCGACGCCCACGGCGCACGATGTGGACATCCGGCGCCGACATACCGAGGCGGCCAGGACCACGGGGGCGTTCGACCGGGGGCGGTGCGTCGCCACGTACCGGTCCTTCGGGCAGGAACTGACCGTGCCTGGGGGCGCGGTGGTCACGGCGAACGCGGTCAGCAATGTCACCGTCAGCCCCACCCACCGGCGGCGCGGGCTGCTGACGCGGATGATCGACGCGGATCTGCGGGCCGCCCGGGAGCGGGGCGACCTGGTCGCGACGCTGATCGCCGCCGAGTACCCGATCTACGGACGCTACGGCTTCGGCCCGGCCACCTCCGTCACGGAGTGGTCGATCGACGTGTCGCGCAGCGGGCTCGACCCGCGCTGGTCACGGCCGGAGCGGGACGGGGCGCGGATCGAGCTCGTCAATGCCGAGGACGTACGGGCGTGGGGTCCGGGGTTCTACGACCGGGTGCGCCGCGCGCAGCCGGGGGCCACCTCGCGGGACGCGGTGTGGTGGCAGATGGAGACGGGGGAGCTCCGGCTGGACGCGAGCCCTTGGAAGGAGGACTTCCAGGTGGCGTACCGGGCGCCGGACGGGCAGGTCACTGGGCTGCTCGCGTACGGCGTGGACGACAAGTCGGGGGACGGCACGCAGCCGGAGAACACCGCCCGGGTGAAGCACCTGCTGGCGCTGGACCCCGACGCGGAGCGCGCGCTGTGGCACTACCTGTGCGCGGTCGACTGGATCACCACGGTCCGTACCGGGATGCGCGCCCCGGACGCCCTCGTACCGCATCTGATGCCCGATCCGCGCGCCGCGCGGGTGGTGAGGCACGCGGACTGGCTGTGGGTGCGGCTGCTGGACGTCGCCGGTGCGCTGGAGGCGCGGACGTACGGGAGCGCGGGTTCGCTGGTACTGGACGTGGTGGACGAGCCCGGGGGCGCGGGCGGTGTCTCGGGCGGGCGGTTCCGGCTGGAGGCGTCACCGCAGGGCGCGGTGTGCGCGCGGACGGACGCCCCGGCGGATCTCACACTGTCGCTGGGCGACCTGGGGTCGCTGTGGCTCGGGGACGGCTCGGTGGCGCGGCTCGTGGCGCTCGGCCGGGTGGTGGAGGAACGGGAGGGCGCCGTCGCCGTCGCCGACGCCCTGTTCCGTACGCCGAGGCGCCCTTGGTGTCCGGACATCTTCTGA
- a CDS encoding HAD family hydrolase, with protein sequence MTQDTAHTGRVADETVTQGTEQLRGTIGRARYVLFDFDGPICRLFAGHKAERVAADLVDWLAGQGLRGLLSATERASLDPHVVLRAVDRGHPGSDLVAELEERLTQEESRAAASARPTAWADPLIRTWSAVGVRLAVTTNNSPRVVREYLEGRGLTDCFAPHVYGRTRELRLLKPDPHCLIRALNAMGAAPSAALMIGDTPSDLLAARKAGVPFLGYARNDRKRQVLSEAGADLVVDSLEGVLRLVGTTSR encoded by the coding sequence GTGACCCAAGACACAGCACACACGGGACGGGTGGCCGACGAGACGGTGACACAGGGGACCGAGCAGCTTCGCGGGACGATCGGCCGGGCGCGGTACGTCCTCTTCGACTTCGACGGCCCCATCTGCCGTCTGTTCGCCGGGCACAAGGCCGAACGGGTGGCCGCGGACCTGGTCGACTGGCTCGCCGGGCAGGGCCTGCGCGGGCTGCTCAGCGCGACCGAGCGGGCCTCCCTGGACCCGCATGTGGTCCTGCGGGCCGTGGACCGGGGGCACCCCGGCAGCGACCTCGTCGCGGAGCTGGAGGAACGCCTCACCCAGGAGGAGTCCCGGGCCGCCGCCTCGGCGCGGCCCACCGCCTGGGCCGACCCCCTGATCCGTACCTGGAGCGCGGTCGGCGTCCGGCTCGCCGTCACCACCAACAACTCCCCCCGGGTCGTCCGCGAGTACCTGGAGGGCCGGGGCCTCACCGACTGCTTCGCACCCCATGTGTACGGCCGTACGCGCGAACTGCGGCTGCTGAAGCCCGACCCCCACTGTCTGATCCGGGCGCTGAACGCGATGGGCGCGGCCCCGTCCGCCGCGCTGATGATCGGCGACACGCCGTCCGACCTGCTGGCCGCCCGGAAGGCGGGCGTCCCCTTCCTCGGCTACGCCCGCAACGACCGCAAGCGCCAGGTGCTGTCCGAGGCGGGCGCCGACCTGGTGGTCGACTCGCTGGAGGGCGTACTGCGGCTGGTGGGGACGACGAGCCGGTGA
- a CDS encoding GntR family transcriptional regulator has translation MADVLRERIRTGALRAGDRLPTQAGLAAEFGVERGTVRQALKALQGAGLLSDVSKGSPPRVAPPRDPLAHGSPADRPQPTMVGLAPRLARAFAAPHVTVDAVCLTAETLMLAVGEPLRQIHDGTLRPGSVEVRVLLPSREIHLAFPVAADEEDDDGRVHDRWLTQRNAQGQVLRHNLGALRSSHGIEVKVTFRALPFTPPVKLYLLNGDEALIAYYTVTRRQEEVGSGSMELFDTLGAASLLFSFDKLAGARDTAFVEESQKWFNALWETIATDLTLS, from the coding sequence ATCGCCGACGTCCTGCGTGAACGCATCCGCACCGGCGCGCTCAGGGCCGGTGACCGGCTGCCGACCCAGGCCGGGCTCGCGGCGGAGTTCGGGGTGGAGCGCGGCACCGTACGGCAGGCGCTCAAGGCGCTCCAGGGTGCCGGGCTGCTCAGCGATGTGAGCAAGGGCAGCCCGCCCCGGGTCGCCCCGCCCCGCGACCCGCTCGCGCACGGATCGCCCGCCGACCGGCCGCAGCCCACCATGGTCGGTCTCGCCCCCCGGCTGGCCAGGGCGTTCGCCGCGCCGCACGTCACCGTGGACGCGGTGTGCCTCACCGCCGAGACCCTGATGCTCGCCGTCGGGGAACCGCTGCGGCAGATCCACGACGGCACCCTGAGGCCCGGTTCGGTCGAGGTGCGGGTACTGCTGCCCAGCCGCGAGATCCATCTCGCCTTCCCGGTCGCCGCCGACGAGGAGGACGACGACGGCCGGGTCCACGACCGCTGGCTGACCCAGCGCAACGCGCAGGGGCAGGTGCTGCGCCACAACCTGGGGGCGCTGCGCTCCTCCCACGGCATCGAGGTGAAGGTCACCTTCCGCGCGCTGCCGTTCACCCCGCCGGTGAAGCTGTACCTGCTCAACGGCGACGAGGCGCTGATCGCGTACTACACGGTGACGCGCCGCCAGGAGGAGGTGGGCAGCGGTTCGATGGAGCTGTTCGACACGCTCGGGGCGGCCTCGCTGCTGTTCTCCTTCGACAAGCTCGCCGGGGCCCGGGACACCGCGTTCGTGGAGGAGTCGCAGAAGTGGTTCAACGCCCTCTGGGAAACCATCGCCACGGACCTGACACTCTCCTAG
- a CDS encoding NUDIX hydrolase: MSGSGTIRAAGCVLWRRAPSGGGIEVCVVHRPKYDDFSHPKGKLKRGEDALAGAVREVAEETGYGCVPGAVLPTVRYEVEGRPKVVSYWAAEAVEGRFAANDEVDRLLWLTPGAAKRVLSQGRDAELVEALLAAGPFG, from the coding sequence ATGAGCGGGAGCGGGACGATCAGGGCGGCCGGGTGCGTGCTGTGGCGGCGGGCGCCGTCCGGCGGGGGGATCGAGGTGTGCGTCGTCCACCGGCCCAAGTACGACGACTTCTCGCACCCGAAGGGCAAGCTCAAGCGGGGCGAGGACGCGCTGGCGGGGGCGGTCCGGGAGGTCGCGGAGGAGACGGGGTACGGGTGCGTGCCCGGGGCCGTGCTGCCCACGGTCCGGTACGAGGTGGAGGGGCGGCCCAAGGTCGTGTCCTACTGGGCCGCCGAGGCGGTGGAGGGCCGCTTCGCCGCGAACGACGAGGTGGACCGGTTGCTGTGGCTCACGCCGGGCGCGGCGAAACGGGTCCTTTCGCAGGGGCGGGACGCGGAACTGGTCGAGGCGTTGCTCGCCGCGGGGCCTTTCGGGTAG
- a CDS encoding CHAD domain-containing protein: MARRNHEPTGPCSAGDVLAVHLQDRATDFLRSLRLHREAGPAGGGAASADAAARLRRSARRISGTLHTFRPMLDREWSDALRPELAWLSGTLAREHAYGDRLERLLAALTRLSGTPVPVPVRGGVQVRGGAPAPVQGGVQVPVGGGGRVPVPPAPQVPATVPGPVPVPVPAAAAAAAAAPVPGQGQGQGSGGRAGSVEPAGALALGAAKAGALLERQLNLARTRAHSAALQALGSARFHAVADSVALLASEVPLAGAAAGPPSGLGPLAAEAGARLLDAVGALPLLRAGHPYNAEALAHGLTADPAPQPQDAPWHQVRLLLRLHRYADEVLRSVPDAVPDGAGEGARLLSAGHALDRHRDASEAAAAASAAARTPRITPATAYALGVLHADQRHEVEAARYAFQRVWVREEARV; the protein is encoded by the coding sequence GTGGCAAGAAGAAACCATGAACCCACGGGGCCCTGCTCGGCGGGGGACGTGCTCGCGGTCCATCTCCAGGACCGCGCGACCGACTTCCTCCGCTCGCTGCGGCTGCACCGCGAGGCCGGACCCGCCGGGGGCGGTGCCGCCTCGGCGGACGCGGCGGCCCGGCTACGGCGGTCCGCCCGCCGGATCAGCGGGACGCTGCACACGTTCCGGCCGATGCTCGACCGGGAGTGGTCCGACGCGCTGCGCCCCGAACTGGCGTGGCTGTCGGGCACGCTGGCCCGCGAGCACGCGTACGGTGACCGGCTGGAACGGCTCCTGGCGGCGCTGACCCGGCTGTCGGGGACGCCGGTTCCGGTGCCGGTACGGGGCGGGGTGCAGGTACGGGGTGGGGCTCCGGCTCCGGTACAGGGTGGGGTCCAGGTGCCGGTAGGGGGCGGGGGCCGGGTCCCGGTTCCGCCCGCCCCGCAGGTTCCGGCGACTGTTCCGGGTCCGGTTCCGGTTCCGGTTCCGGCTGCGGCTGCGGCTGCGGCTGCGGCTCCGGTTCCTGGCCAGGGCCAAGGTCAGGGGTCCGGTGGGCGGGCCGGGTCGGTGGAGCCCGCCGGGGCGCTCGCGCTCGGCGCGGCGAAGGCCGGGGCGCTGCTCGAACGCCAGCTCAACCTCGCCCGGACGCGGGCGCACTCCGCCGCGCTCCAGGCCCTCGGTTCCGCCCGCTTCCACGCGGTCGCGGACAGCGTGGCGCTCCTCGCGAGCGAGGTGCCCCTGGCCGGGGCCGCCGCGGGACCGCCCAGCGGACTGGGTCCGCTCGCCGCCGAGGCCGGCGCCCGGCTCCTCGACGCGGTCGGGGCGCTGCCGCTGCTGCGGGCCGGGCACCCGTACAACGCGGAGGCCCTCGCGCACGGGCTCACCGCCGATCCCGCGCCGCAGCCGCAGGACGCGCCCTGGCACCAGGTGCGGTTGCTGCTGCGGCTGCACCGGTACGCGGACGAGGTCCTGCGGTCCGTGCCGGACGCGGTACCCGACGGGGCGGGGGAGGGGGCCCGGCTGCTGTCGGCCGGTCATGCCCTCGACCGCCACCGGGACGCCTCCGAGGCCGCGGCGGCGGCGTCCGCGGCGGCGCGGACCCCGAGGATCACCCCGGCGACGGCGTACGCGCTCGGGGTGCTGCACGCGGACCAGCGGCACGAGGTGGAGGCCGCGCGGTACGCGTTCCAGCGCGTCTGGGTACGTGAGGAGGCACGGGTATGA
- a CDS encoding helix-turn-helix domain-containing protein — MRTSPLPPGANVAALRKERGLSQARLARLANVSLSLLSKVEVGDRTLTHATAAVLARAMGVPLSEVLGRSRVAPSGDQCLAALRSAMRDYDVPGGQRVENARITADVRTVAGHRDAFRVSELLVMLPGLLRDATTRAHLVNTAGAWMDLVEVYSAVYWLAARHRWTDMAELAVTLQKWAVEQRPNPLGAAVAARDRAGAYLNGGDYEGGLALVDRAVVEAESRLSGDDRAFAVGVLNLRGMTLAGRLADKRDGRREAERHITAAGRASAELGADRTRHSMLFGPANTTTHVLATRLDLGRPREALAMADDVDTALAALTPTRVAATKVNLARAQVDTGDRDGALESLSTAWDAAPQMAVLNPMGREVLRVVSSLHQRSNPRLQRLCKLAGLAP, encoded by the coding sequence ATGCGTACGAGTCCATTGCCGCCCGGGGCGAACGTGGCGGCCCTCCGCAAGGAGCGGGGGCTGTCGCAGGCCCGCCTGGCCCGGCTCGCGAACGTGTCCCTGTCGTTGCTGTCCAAGGTCGAGGTGGGGGACCGGACGCTGACGCATGCCACGGCCGCCGTCCTGGCCAGGGCCATGGGGGTGCCGTTGTCCGAGGTGCTGGGGAGGAGCCGGGTCGCGCCGTCCGGGGATCAGTGCCTCGCCGCACTGCGTTCCGCGATGCGTGACTACGACGTGCCGGGCGGGCAGCGCGTGGAGAACGCGCGGATTACCGCCGATGTGCGGACAGTGGCGGGACACCGGGACGCGTTCCGGGTGAGCGAGCTGCTGGTCATGCTGCCGGGGCTGCTGCGGGACGCCACCACGCGGGCGCACCTGGTGAACACGGCCGGGGCCTGGATGGATCTGGTGGAGGTGTACAGCGCCGTCTACTGGCTCGCGGCCCGGCATCGGTGGACGGACATGGCGGAGCTGGCCGTGACGCTCCAGAAGTGGGCCGTGGAGCAGCGGCCCAACCCGTTGGGTGCCGCTGTCGCCGCGCGGGACCGGGCCGGGGCGTATCTCAACGGCGGTGACTACGAGGGCGGTCTGGCGCTCGTCGACCGAGCCGTGGTGGAAGCGGAGTCGCGGTTGTCGGGTGATGACCGGGCGTTCGCGGTGGGGGTGCTGAACCTGCGGGGCATGACGTTGGCGGGCAGGCTCGCGGACAAGAGGGACGGCCGGCGGGAGGCGGAACGTCATATCACGGCGGCCGGGCGGGCCTCGGCGGAGCTGGGGGCGGACCGTACCCGGCACAGCATGCTGTTCGGGCCGGCGAACACGACCACCCATGTGCTGGCCACGCGGCTCGACCTGGGCAGGCCGAGGGAGGCACTGGCGATGGCGGACGACGTGGACACCGCGCTCGCGGCCCTGACCCCGACTCGCGTCGCCGCGACGAAGGTCAACCTCGCGCGGGCGCAGGTCGACACCGGTGACCGTGACGGAGCGCTGGAGAGCCTGAGTACCGCGTGGGACGCCGCGCCCCAGATGGCGGTGCTCAACCCGATGGGACGGGAGGTGCTGCGGGTCGTGTCATCACTGCACCAACGGAGCAACCCGCGCCTCCAGCGCCTGTGCAAGCTCGCCGGACTGGCTCCCTGA
- a CDS encoding YdcF family protein yields the protein MTTHHPYGITGTRYRQAKLIWDHHRMRHEVRPVDVAIGLGSHDLGVATHAAGLYRAGLFRTLVFTGGNSPTTRARFPRGEAVHYREHALGLGVPDEAILVEPNAANTGENITFSRDLLAAHGIAPASVLLVSKPYMERRSYATARKLWPGAEVLCASEPLELDDYLKSIGDGKLVLDMLVGDLQRVIEYPALGYAVAQDVPDDVRTAYEALIADGYTSRLIKP from the coding sequence GTGACCACGCACCATCCGTACGGCATCACCGGTACCCGCTACCGGCAGGCGAAGCTGATCTGGGACCACCACCGGATGCGCCACGAGGTGCGACCCGTCGACGTGGCGATCGGACTGGGCAGCCATGACCTCGGTGTCGCGACCCATGCCGCCGGCCTGTACCGGGCCGGGCTGTTCCGGACCCTCGTGTTCACCGGCGGCAACAGCCCCACCACCCGCGCCCGCTTCCCGAGGGGCGAGGCCGTCCACTACCGCGAGCACGCCCTCGGGCTCGGGGTCCCCGACGAGGCGATCCTGGTCGAGCCGAACGCGGCCAACACCGGTGAGAACATCACGTTCTCCCGTGATCTCCTGGCCGCCCACGGCATCGCGCCGGCGTCGGTCCTGCTGGTGTCCAAGCCCTACATGGAACGCCGTTCGTACGCCACCGCCCGCAAGCTGTGGCCCGGGGCCGAAGTGCTCTGCGCCTCGGAACCACTGGAACTGGACGACTACCTCAAGTCCATCGGTGACGGGAAACTCGTCCTGGACATGCTCGTCGGAGACCTCCAGCGGGTGATCGAGTACCCCGCGCTCGGGTACGCCGTCGCCCAAGACGTCCCCGACGATGTCCGCACGGCCTATGAAGCCCTTATCGCGGACGGGTACACCAGCCGACTCATCAAGCCCTGA
- a CDS encoding phosphotransferase family protein, whose amino-acid sequence MGGRPVPRPADLAGNRAGPLPAGDGSRYPDWRPDGRFGEHPGFPRSAVRAALDGERTAPAGRVFTGTSHLNTVVAVPAPHGDGRTLVVVRRERGTAHRLERSFLSEHAVLRAIEESGAAVRAPRVLALGVSGPRDRFAVHGHEGPRDRFAVHSYEGPRDGVRPPEHPVDGLLPHEADDLVDQLAALTGVGHERLDPTAGGVDFFAWLRGELVRLVRELPLPSRRLAREVGLPGGDRLAELLARREVRARPPVLLHGDLNPWNLVRGQGPDRGLTLIDWEMAVVGDPLYDLVRHLHLTPTRPEIRRRMLARWSARLPARHTAGWERDWNAYRTIETVRSAYVDLDRLVTGAALDAPNVRRAMASCAMTLRAATAGLGLPLRPTADPCLARAFPPDGR is encoded by the coding sequence GTGGGCGGACGCCCGGTGCCCCGGCCCGCGGACCTGGCGGGGAACCGCGCCGGTCCGCTCCCCGCGGGCGACGGTTCCCGGTACCCCGACTGGCGTCCGGACGGCAGGTTCGGTGAGCACCCCGGCTTTCCGCGTTCCGCCGTGCGCGCCGCGCTGGACGGGGAGCGCACGGCCCCCGCCGGACGGGTGTTCACCGGGACGTCCCACCTCAACACGGTGGTCGCCGTACCGGCACCGCACGGCGACGGCCGGACCCTGGTCGTCGTACGGCGTGAACGCGGTACCGCCCACCGGCTGGAGCGCAGCTTCCTCAGCGAGCACGCCGTGCTGCGGGCCATCGAGGAGTCCGGCGCGGCCGTCCGCGCGCCCCGGGTGCTGGCACTGGGCGTCAGCGGCCCCCGCGACCGGTTCGCCGTCCACGGTCACGAGGGCCCGCGCGACCGGTTCGCCGTCCACTCGTACGAGGGTCCCCGCGACGGCGTCCGGCCCCCCGAGCACCCGGTGGACGGGCTGCTGCCCCATGAGGCGGACGACCTGGTCGACCAGCTGGCCGCGCTCACCGGCGTCGGCCATGAGCGGCTGGACCCCACCGCGGGCGGCGTCGACTTCTTCGCCTGGCTGCGCGGTGAGCTGGTCCGGCTGGTGCGTGAGCTGCCCCTGCCCTCGCGGCGGCTCGCCCGGGAGGTCGGACTGCCCGGCGGCGACCGGCTGGCGGAACTGCTGGCCCGCCGCGAGGTGCGGGCGCGGCCCCCGGTGCTCCTGCACGGCGACCTCAACCCGTGGAACCTGGTGCGCGGTCAGGGCCCGGACCGGGGGCTCACCCTCATCGACTGGGAGATGGCCGTGGTCGGCGACCCGCTGTACGACCTGGTGCGGCATCTGCATCTGACGCCGACGCGCCCCGAGATCCGCCGCCGGATGCTCGCCCGCTGGTCCGCCCGGCTGCCCGCGCGGCACACCGCCGGCTGGGAACGGGACTGGAACGCGTACCGGACGATCGAGACCGTCCGTTCCGCGTACGTCGATCTGGACCGGCTCGTCACCGGCGCCGCCCTCGACGCCCCCAACGTCCGGCGGGCCATGGCGTCCTGTGCGATGACCCTGCGGGCGGCGACCGCCGGGCTGGGGCTCCCGCTCCGGCCCACCGCGGACCCGTGCCTCGCGCGCGCCTTCCCGCCCGACGGCCGGTGA
- a CDS encoding XRE family transcriptional regulator, with translation MLWPRAAKDRGRSGADSEMVHSYPYRSACPSTVWGDLVGGAGRELFFAGYTNYFLWTQQPAFGVTLRGRLEAGCRVRFLLGDPDGEVTRERERVEGAALTVSTRIRITLGELAKLGPVDGLEVRFSGADDAVNHVGLSVFRIDDDVLVTPHLARTVGHDSPMFHLRRAGDGGMFGRFAEHAEELWGRGVPRV, from the coding sequence ATGCTGTGGCCCAGAGCAGCCAAGGACCGGGGAAGGTCCGGTGCGGACTCGGAGATGGTGCACAGCTATCCGTACCGGTCGGCGTGTCCCTCGACGGTGTGGGGGGACCTTGTCGGTGGTGCGGGGCGGGAGTTGTTCTTCGCGGGGTACACGAACTACTTCCTCTGGACGCAGCAGCCGGCGTTCGGGGTGACGCTCCGGGGCAGGCTGGAGGCCGGTTGTCGTGTGCGGTTCCTGTTGGGTGATCCTGACGGGGAGGTGACGCGGGAGCGGGAGCGTGTGGAGGGTGCCGCGCTGACCGTGTCCACGAGGATCAGGATCACGTTGGGTGAGCTGGCGAAGCTGGGGCCGGTGGACGGGCTGGAGGTGCGGTTCTCGGGTGCGGACGATGCCGTGAACCATGTGGGTCTGTCGGTGTTCCGTATCGACGACGACGTGCTTGTCACGCCTCATCTGGCGCGGACGGTCGGGCACGACTCGCCCATGTTCCATCTGCGGCGGGCGGGTGACGGGGGCATGTTCGGCCGGTTCGCCGAACACGCCGAGGAACTGTGGGGGCGGGGCGTTCCGAGGGTTTAG
- a CDS encoding TetR/AcrR family transcriptional regulator, translating into MSGEMGLRERKRLRMYRSVSETAIALFLERGFEKVSVAEIAASADISKPTLFRYFPAKEDLVLHRFADHEDEAARVVTAARADGTAPLAALHRDFLDGLARHDPVTGLNDDPGVLAFHDLLYGTPSLVARLYTYLERSEERLAGALAAPGPPGLPDRTAAAQMVAVRRVLAQENRRRVASGERADAVHPDAVTHADRAFAELRDGLPRYAGA; encoded by the coding sequence ATGAGTGGTGAGATGGGGCTGAGGGAACGCAAGCGGCTGCGGATGTACCGGTCGGTGTCCGAGACCGCGATCGCGCTGTTCCTGGAGCGGGGCTTCGAGAAGGTGTCCGTCGCGGAGATCGCGGCGTCGGCCGACATCTCCAAACCGACGCTGTTCCGGTACTTCCCCGCGAAGGAGGACCTGGTCCTGCACCGGTTCGCCGACCACGAGGACGAGGCCGCCCGGGTCGTCACGGCCGCCCGCGCCGACGGGACCGCCCCGCTGGCCGCGCTGCACCGGGACTTCCTGGACGGGCTCGCCCGCCACGACCCCGTGACCGGGCTGAACGACGATCCCGGGGTGCTCGCCTTCCACGACCTGCTGTACGGGACTCCGTCGCTGGTCGCGCGGCTGTACACGTACCTCGAACGCTCCGAGGAGCGGCTGGCGGGGGCGCTGGCCGCCCCCGGTCCGCCCGGCCTGCCGGACCGGACCGCCGCCGCGCAGATGGTCGCCGTCCGGAGGGTGCTCGCCCAGGAGAACCGGCGCCGGGTCGCCTCCGGCGAACGCGCCGACGCGGTGCACCCGGACGCCGTCACCCACGCCGACCGCGCCTTCGCCGAACTGCGGGACGGACTTCCCCGGTACGCGGGGGCCTGA
- a CDS encoding GNAT family N-acetyltransferase, protein MTTGTCALGPYRADLVETYWRWEQDPALLVGYGRQSPESLEARTEGMAQQLQGGNLRFTVYDLTSGDPVPAGVTTLLPDDAVRTAEYIVMLAPEARGRGLGTEATRLTLDYAFHITNLRMVWLKVLAPNRAGIRAYEKAGFRTVGALRQAGYWLGKVCDEIVMDAVADDFTGPSVITPLVPG, encoded by the coding sequence ATCACCACCGGCACCTGTGCCCTCGGCCCCTATCGTGCTGATCTCGTCGAGACGTACTGGCGCTGGGAGCAGGACCCGGCCCTCCTCGTCGGATACGGCCGCCAGAGCCCCGAGTCCCTGGAAGCCCGTACCGAAGGCATGGCCCAGCAGCTCCAGGGCGGCAACCTGCGCTTCACCGTCTACGACCTCACCAGTGGTGACCCTGTACCGGCCGGGGTCACCACCCTGCTCCCCGACGACGCGGTACGCACCGCCGAGTACATCGTCATGCTCGCCCCCGAGGCACGCGGGCGCGGCCTGGGCACCGAGGCCACCCGTCTCACCCTCGACTACGCCTTCCACATCACCAACCTCCGGATGGTGTGGCTCAAGGTCCTCGCCCCCAACAGGGCGGGAATCCGCGCCTACGAGAAGGCCGGCTTCCGGACCGTCGGCGCCCTGCGCCAGGCCGGATACTGGCTCGGGAAGGTCTGCGACGAGATCGTCATGGACGCCGTCGCCGACGACTTCACGGGGCCCTCAGTGATCACACCACTGGTGCCCGGCTGA